From Niallia sp. Man26:
GGTGTCTAAAATGTGGCAGCAAGGATGCAGGGAAAAAAGAAGTGGCGATGACAGGAACAGGTTTATCAAAAATGTTTGATCTTCAACATAACACATTTATTGTCGTGTATTGCAAAAAATGCGGTTATTCAGAGTTTTATAATAAGCAAACTTCTGCAGGATCTAATATTCTTGATTTATTTTTTGGTTAAAAATACTAGGGGCATTACTGAAAAAGTGGTGCTGCCTTTTTTTGTGCGTTGGTTGCATCAGGCTGAAGAAATAATGTAAAGGTTAATGACCGCTTGGCAGAGAATTGGAGCAAGTTACTAATATTAAATCGATAAAGTTTAACAATATCTGAAAAACATGAACCAACCATATTACTGGTCGATTCATGTTTTTCAGGTATTCCTAAAGATCCTGTAAGTCTTCTATCGAATTTATATCCATATAAGCAGGAACTACGAGTCCATTCTTTAAACCCGTGAAGTTTGGACCTAGGTCAACGAAGTCACCTTCAAACTTTTCATAATAAGCAGCATGTGTTGTTGGTAAGGCTGCACCTATCATAGCATCGACACTGCCGTCTGCAACACCTGCCCACATTGCACCAGGCTCCACTTGGATTAAGTTGACGGAATAGTCTAATTTATTTTCCAACACGTATTTAACGACATTATTGCTTGCGATGGCGTCAGCCCAAGCTGCATATGTCATTTTTATTTCTTCCCCATTACCAGGCTCTACACCTTCAATCCAGGTATCAACTAAATCAGCATTATCAGCGACCCATTCTTCAGCTGCTTCCTGTTCGGTTTTTCCACTTTGGATTCTTACCATTACATCCTGCATTTCTTCAGGTCCCCATTCGAATTGATCAAGGAACTTATAGGCTTCAGGCAAATCCTCTTTAAACCCATGCCGTACAAGAGTATGTATGTATTCTTCGTCTCCGTAAAGTCCT
This genomic window contains:
- a CDS encoding glycine betaine ABC transporter substrate-binding protein; this translates as MLKKLLGVTSALALSVGLTACGSEETGSNGSIAEELDYTIVGIDPGSGLMNATQNKVMPGYGLDEKWEVIEGSDTAMTAELTKAIKKEEPIIVTGWIPHWIFNEFDLKMLEDPKGLYGDEEYIHTLVRHGFKEDLPEAYKFLDQFEWGPEEMQDVMVRIQSGKTEQEAAEEWVADNADLVDTWIEGVEPGNGEEIKMTYAAWADAIASNNVVKYVLENKLDYSVNLIQVEPGAMWAGVADGSVDAMIGAALPTTHAAYYEKFEGDFVDLGPNFTGLKNGLVVPAYMDINSIEDLQDL
- a CDS encoding zinc ribbon domain-containing protein, yielding MTEKGCLKCGSKDAGKKEVAMTGTGLSKMFDLQHNTFIVVYCKKCGYSEFYNKQTSAGSNILDLFFG